A genome region from Coffea arabica cultivar ET-39 chromosome 7e, Coffea Arabica ET-39 HiFi, whole genome shotgun sequence includes the following:
- the LOC113698317 gene encoding polyadenylate-binding protein RBP47B'-like isoform X2, whose product MSAQLHHQQQEQAMATAPSQGPPYHQPATLEEVRTLWIGDLPYWADESYLHSWFSPTAEVLSIKVIRNKITGQPEGYGFVEFTAHAVAERILQSYNGRQIPGTELNFRLNWASFGIGDRRPDAGPEHSIFVGDLAPDVTDYLLQETFRAHYPSVRGAKVVTDPSTGRSKGYGFVKFADETERNRAMTEMNGAYCSTRPMRISAATPKKTSATAVQQQYAVAKAIYPTPIYTPPTQTIPFDSDVNNTTAFVGNLDANITEDELRQIFSQFGEIVYVKIPAAKGCGFVQFAARTSAEEAIQRMQGAVIGQQVVRLSWGRSPTAKQPTDPSQWSAYYGYGQGYDAYSYGVTQDPSLYGYGAYAGYLQYTQQGEGSQDPAAISAAAPALEQREELYDPLATRGVDKLNAAYLAVHGSAILGRPLWQRTSSFTQQPALNLQLSNA is encoded by the exons ATGAGTGCGCAATTGCACCACCAGCAACAAGAGCAGGCAATGGCAACTGCACCTTCTCAGGGGCCGCCATACCATCAACCGGCAACCCTCGAAGAAGTCCGCACCCTTTGGATTGGTGACTTGCCCTATTGGGCTGACGAGTCCTATCTCCATAGTTGGTTCTCTCCCACCGCCGAG GTTCTATCAATAAAAGTTATTCGAAACAAAATCACCGGTCAACCAGAGGGTTACGGTTTTGTGGAGTTCACTGCACATGCTGTCGCTGAAAGGATTTTGCAGTCCTACAATGGCAGACAAATACCTGGGACTGAGCTGAATTTTAGGTTGAACTGGGCATCTTTTGGAATTGGAGATAGACGCCCTGATGCTGGTCCTGAGCATTCAATCTTTGTAGGTGATTTGGCACCTGATGTCACTGATTATCTGTTGCAAGAGACGTTCAGAGCCCATTATCCATCAGTTAGAGGAGCCAAGGTTGTTACTGATCCGAGCACTGGGCGTTCCAAGGGATATGGATTTGTCAAATTTGCTGATGAAACTGAAAGGAATCGTGCTATGACTGAAATGAATGGAGCCTATTGCTCAACCAGGCCAATGCGTATTAGTGCTGCAACACCTAAGAAAACTAGTGCCACAGCAGTGCAACAACAGTATGCTGTAGCTAAAG CTATATATCCAACTCCAATTTACACTCCACCCACGCAGACAATTCCTTTCGACAGTGATGTAAACAACACCACT GCATTTGTCGGCAATCTTGATGCGAACATTACAGAAGATGAACTGAGACAAATCTTTTCACAATTTGGGGAAATTGTTTATGTCAAAATTCCAGCAGCTAAGGGATGTGGTTTTGTGCAGTTTGCTGCAAG GACATCTGCAGAAGAAGCAATTCAAAGGATGCAGGGTGCTGTGATTGGGCAACAAGTAGTCCGTCTTTCTTGGGGAAGGAGTCCAACGGCAAAGCAG CCTACAGATCCTAGTCAATGGAGTGCTTATTATGGTTATGGACAAGGTTATGATGCATATTCATATGGAGTCACACAAGATCCCTCATTATATGGATATGGTGCATATGCTGGTTATTTACAATATACTCAACAG GGTGAAGGTTCTCAAGATCCTGCAGCAATATCAGCTGCTGCTCCTGCTTTAGAACAAAGAGAGGAACTATATGATCCTTTGGCTACACGTGGCGTTGACAA GTTGAATGCCGCCTACCTTGCTGTCCATGGAAGTGCCATTCTGGGCCGGCCATTGTGGCAGAGGACCTCCTCTTTTACGCAGCAACCTGCTCTGAATCTGCAGCTGTCAAATGCATAA
- the LOC113698317 gene encoding polyadenylate-binding protein RBP47B'-like isoform X1, with amino-acid sequence MSAQLHHQQQEQAMATAPSQGPPYHQPATLEEVRTLWIGDLPYWADESYLHSWFSPTAEVLSIKVIRNKITGQPEGYGFVEFTAHAVAERILQSYNGRQIPGTELNFRLNWASFGIGDRRPDAGPEHSIFVGDLAPDVTDYLLQETFRAHYPSVRGAKVVTDPSTGRSKGYGFVKFADETERNRAMTEMNGAYCSTRPMRISAATPKKTSATAVQQQYAVAKAIYPTPIYTPPTQTIPFDSDVNNTTAFVGNLDANITEDELRQIFSQFGEIVYVKIPAAKGCGFVQFAARTSAEEAIQRMQGAVIGQQVVRLSWGRSPTAKQDLPGTWNQPTDPSQWSAYYGYGQGYDAYSYGVTQDPSLYGYGAYAGYLQYTQQGEGSQDPAAISAAAPALEQREELYDPLATRGVDKLNAAYLAVHGSAILGRPLWQRTSSFTQQPALNLQLSNA; translated from the exons ATGAGTGCGCAATTGCACCACCAGCAACAAGAGCAGGCAATGGCAACTGCACCTTCTCAGGGGCCGCCATACCATCAACCGGCAACCCTCGAAGAAGTCCGCACCCTTTGGATTGGTGACTTGCCCTATTGGGCTGACGAGTCCTATCTCCATAGTTGGTTCTCTCCCACCGCCGAG GTTCTATCAATAAAAGTTATTCGAAACAAAATCACCGGTCAACCAGAGGGTTACGGTTTTGTGGAGTTCACTGCACATGCTGTCGCTGAAAGGATTTTGCAGTCCTACAATGGCAGACAAATACCTGGGACTGAGCTGAATTTTAGGTTGAACTGGGCATCTTTTGGAATTGGAGATAGACGCCCTGATGCTGGTCCTGAGCATTCAATCTTTGTAGGTGATTTGGCACCTGATGTCACTGATTATCTGTTGCAAGAGACGTTCAGAGCCCATTATCCATCAGTTAGAGGAGCCAAGGTTGTTACTGATCCGAGCACTGGGCGTTCCAAGGGATATGGATTTGTCAAATTTGCTGATGAAACTGAAAGGAATCGTGCTATGACTGAAATGAATGGAGCCTATTGCTCAACCAGGCCAATGCGTATTAGTGCTGCAACACCTAAGAAAACTAGTGCCACAGCAGTGCAACAACAGTATGCTGTAGCTAAAG CTATATATCCAACTCCAATTTACACTCCACCCACGCAGACAATTCCTTTCGACAGTGATGTAAACAACACCACT GCATTTGTCGGCAATCTTGATGCGAACATTACAGAAGATGAACTGAGACAAATCTTTTCACAATTTGGGGAAATTGTTTATGTCAAAATTCCAGCAGCTAAGGGATGTGGTTTTGTGCAGTTTGCTGCAAG GACATCTGCAGAAGAAGCAATTCAAAGGATGCAGGGTGCTGTGATTGGGCAACAAGTAGTCCGTCTTTCTTGGGGAAGGAGTCCAACGGCAAAGCAG GATCTACCTGGTACTTGGAATCAGCCTACAGATCCTAGTCAATGGAGTGCTTATTATGGTTATGGACAAGGTTATGATGCATATTCATATGGAGTCACACAAGATCCCTCATTATATGGATATGGTGCATATGCTGGTTATTTACAATATACTCAACAG GGTGAAGGTTCTCAAGATCCTGCAGCAATATCAGCTGCTGCTCCTGCTTTAGAACAAAGAGAGGAACTATATGATCCTTTGGCTACACGTGGCGTTGACAA GTTGAATGCCGCCTACCTTGCTGTCCATGGAAGTGCCATTCTGGGCCGGCCATTGTGGCAGAGGACCTCCTCTTTTACGCAGCAACCTGCTCTGAATCTGCAGCTGTCAAATGCATAA
- the LOC140011287 gene encoding uncharacterized protein: protein MKQLGEGLDKEMIGAAAVEKGRKLLNTCSFSNVSTEKIEDEEKYRGVKTGKVKWEPPPENFMCLNTDAAIKQNDAKINWGVVARCKEGKLRGAWAGCEGRKGVPPVEEARAIRKALLFVNKNGWRNIIIQSDCKRIIDQIREGNLSDHLACAVLCDILVLSKDFSSCLFSFVKREGNNVSHHLAKFALNSVSEIAWMESFPSWLISLAKNDVGAFAPNL, encoded by the exons ATGAAACAATTAGGAGAAGGATTGGACAAGGAAATGATAGGTGCTGCTGCTGTGGAGAAGGGACGGAAACTCTTGAACACATGTTCTTTTTCT AATGTCAGCACAGAGAAGATAGAGGATGAAGAAAAGTATAGGGGTGTCAAAACAGGAAAGGTGAAATGGGAGCCACCTCCAGAAAACTTCATGTGCTTAAATACAGATGCAGCTATCAAACAGAATGATGCAAAAATCAATTGGGGAGTTGTGGCTAGATGCAAGGAGGGGAAGTTAAGAGGAGCTTGGGCTGGGTGTGAAGGCAGAAAGGGTGTTCCACCTGTTGAGGAGGCAAGAGCAATCCGGAAAGCGCTGCTGTTTGTCAACAAGAATGGATGGAGGAATATTATAATCCAATCCGACTGTAAGAGAATCATTGATCAAATTAGAGAGGGAAACTTGAGTGACCATTTAGCATGTGCTGTCCTATGTGACATTTTGGTACTTAGCAAGGACTTTAGTTcttgtcttttctcttttgttaaACGGGAAGGGAATAATGTGTCCCACCATTTGGCAAAGTTTGCCTTAAATTCAGTTTCTGAGATAGCTTGGATGGAGTCATTTCCAAGTTGGCTAATCAGTCTAGCCAAAAATGATGTAGGAGCCTTTGCTccaaatttgtaa